A genomic segment from Gracilimonas sediminicola encodes:
- a CDS encoding heme exporter protein CcmB — MNWIRSTLTILKKDLQIELRTRFAFNMVLAFVAAAMLLVLFTLRADQLEPGPKSGLVWIIILFAALSALSRSFISETDKKTFDLLRIYAEGTTVYTGKLLYNFLFTLLINVATFAGYIFLMGLEIQSWPAFLVMLLVGTAGLSGVATMTAAVVSQADRKGAIFSVLSIPLFMPLVLLLADISKTAFISGGDGSMNNVTALIGFAGVTITAGILLFDYIWEE, encoded by the coding sequence ATGAATTGGATCCGGAGTACACTCACAATTTTAAAGAAAGACCTGCAGATTGAACTGCGCACCCGATTTGCCTTCAACATGGTGCTGGCTTTTGTTGCGGCAGCCATGCTTTTAGTGTTATTCACCCTCCGCGCCGACCAGCTGGAGCCGGGGCCAAAATCCGGCCTGGTTTGGATTATCATTCTCTTTGCCGCTCTATCTGCCCTTAGCCGAAGTTTCATTTCTGAAACCGATAAAAAAACCTTTGACCTGCTCCGTATTTACGCCGAAGGAACCACCGTTTATACCGGGAAACTGCTATACAATTTTTTGTTCACGCTGCTTATAAATGTCGCCACTTTTGCCGGGTATATTTTTCTGATGGGCTTAGAGATTCAGTCCTGGCCGGCATTTCTTGTTATGCTTTTGGTGGGAACCGCGGGCTTATCAGGCGTGGCAACGATGACAGCGGCCGTTGTGTCTCAGGCCGACCGTAAAGGGGCAATTTTCTCTGTGTTGAGCATCCCCCTGTTTATGCCATTAGTGCTCTTACTGGCTGATATCAGTAAAACAGCCTTCATAAGTGGTGGAGACGGCTCTATGAACAACGTCACGGCTCTGATCGGCTTTGCCGGGGTAACCATCACCGCCGGAATTTTGCTTTTTGATTACATTTGGGAGGAATGA
- a CDS encoding sigma-54-dependent transcriptional regulator: MSEQKAHILITDDEKAIRNTLEEILQYENYEVSTAESGQLALDFVGENDIDLMFLDIKMQGMDGLETLKKLREAGHEFPVIMISGHGTIEIAVEATKMGAYDFLEKPPDLNRLLISVRNALSQQNLAKEYKQIKKKLPKVQEIIGESKAISKIKTLIEKVAPTQSRVLITGENGTGKELVAKWIHEKSPRSTGPFVEVNCAAIPSDLLESELFGHEKGAFTGASDQRIGKFEQADGGTLFLDEIGDMSLEAQAKVLRALQENKVTRVGGNESVSVDVRILAATNKDLEEEIKEGNFREDLFHRISVIPIKVPPLRERKEDIPLIAKACLNNLKEKDISFSSISFSDGALKALKEKEWSGNVRELQNAVERLGILESGDEITKETVNDVLKTRDLKAGDLGKLADETEDFQDFKETAERIFLVKQLEKNDWNISQTAEQIGIQRSHMYNKMKKYNIER, translated from the coding sequence ATGTCTGAACAGAAAGCTCATATCTTAATTACGGATGACGAAAAAGCCATTCGTAATACGCTGGAAGAAATTCTGCAGTACGAGAACTATGAGGTTTCTACTGCTGAAAGCGGACAGCTGGCCCTGGATTTTGTTGGAGAGAATGACATAGACCTTATGTTCCTTGATATCAAAATGCAGGGAATGGATGGCCTTGAGACCCTAAAAAAGCTTCGCGAAGCCGGACACGAGTTTCCTGTTATTATGATTTCCGGTCACGGTACCATAGAAATTGCCGTTGAAGCCACAAAAATGGGCGCCTATGATTTTCTGGAAAAACCCCCGGATTTAAATCGTCTGCTGATTTCGGTCAGGAATGCGCTTTCACAGCAAAATCTTGCCAAAGAGTACAAGCAGATCAAGAAAAAGCTGCCGAAGGTTCAGGAGATCATCGGGGAGAGCAAAGCTATTTCGAAAATCAAAACGCTGATCGAGAAAGTTGCCCCTACGCAATCCCGCGTTTTAATAACCGGCGAAAATGGAACCGGAAAGGAGCTGGTGGCAAAATGGATTCATGAAAAAAGCCCAAGAAGCACCGGACCTTTCGTGGAAGTAAACTGCGCAGCCATTCCATCCGATTTGTTGGAAAGTGAATTGTTTGGTCACGAAAAAGGTGCATTTACCGGCGCTTCTGATCAGCGTATCGGTAAGTTTGAACAGGCTGACGGTGGCACCTTATTTTTGGATGAAATTGGGGATATGAGTTTGGAGGCACAGGCCAAAGTGTTACGGGCTCTGCAGGAAAATAAAGTGACCCGCGTGGGTGGTAATGAATCAGTTTCGGTGGATGTCCGCATACTTGCGGCTACGAATAAAGATCTGGAAGAAGAGATCAAAGAAGGAAATTTTCGGGAAGATTTATTTCACCGGATAAGCGTGATTCCAATCAAAGTTCCTCCACTCAGAGAGCGTAAGGAAGATATCCCGCTAATTGCCAAAGCCTGCCTGAATAACCTGAAGGAAAAAGATATCAGCTTTTCATCTATTTCATTTTCAGATGGTGCCCTGAAGGCGCTAAAGGAAAAAGAGTGGAGCGGGAATGTTCGGGAGCTTCAGAATGCGGTAGAGCGACTGGGAATTCTGGAATCAGGAGATGAAATCACCAAAGAAACCGTCAATGACGTGCTCAAAACAAGGGATTTAAAAGCAGGGGATTTGGGTAAACTGGCTGATGAAACAGAAGATTTTCAGGATTTCAAGGAAACAGCAGAACGCATATTTTTAGTAAAGCAGCTGGAAAAGAACGATTGGAACATTTCTCAGACTGCAGAACAGATTGGCATACAACGCAGCCACATGTACAATAAAATGAAAAAGTATAACATAGAGCGATAG
- a CDS encoding ATP-binding protein translates to MNIKFGNRRIIGQSRAKEQVERMLASDRISHAYLLSGPSGVGKTAFALAFAEAINGIDHLSELGEYEASKKSSWFTHPDIHVFIPKPTSAKTEELRDRLELLSKDPYEIIDFSQRPSLDDESSKNLQAFYPIDYFRDDIRPIAKLKPNEGNRVVIILTHVETMRKETANAFLKLLEEPSDRLMFILTTESYESLLPTITSRCQHIPLGALKAQEVEQGLIDVDGLEPEAAAYLARVSNGNYAMTRFFDVSKLKENRESVVEYLRMAFSQDANGLSTLVQDWQSSQNIEGLIAMTNLIEMYIRDLMVYRETGEKKFITNIDQLESIQKFVKALDDARLEEMITHLDEFRPALRQNVNPKLIFIVLALRFSTLMRGLDPIISDEENWKHVPAFVE, encoded by the coding sequence ATGAACATCAAGTTTGGAAACAGAAGAATAATTGGACAGAGCCGGGCTAAGGAACAGGTTGAGCGTATGCTGGCTTCAGACCGGATTAGCCATGCTTACCTTCTCTCCGGCCCCTCAGGTGTGGGGAAAACCGCTTTTGCCCTGGCTTTTGCCGAAGCCATCAATGGCATCGATCACCTCAGTGAGTTAGGTGAGTATGAGGCTTCAAAAAAGTCATCCTGGTTTACCCATCCGGATATTCACGTCTTCATCCCTAAGCCCACTTCGGCTAAAACTGAAGAACTGCGCGACCGGCTGGAACTGCTTTCCAAAGATCCCTACGAGATTATCGATTTTTCCCAGCGCCCTTCTTTGGATGATGAATCCTCCAAAAACCTGCAGGCTTTCTATCCCATTGACTATTTCCGGGATGACATCCGCCCTATCGCCAAGCTCAAGCCCAACGAAGGGAATCGCGTGGTTATCATTCTCACCCACGTTGAGACCATGAGGAAAGAGACTGCCAATGCCTTCTTAAAGTTACTGGAAGAACCCTCTGACCGGCTGATGTTTATCCTCACCACCGAAAGCTACGAAAGCCTCCTTCCCACCATTACATCGCGCTGCCAGCATATTCCCCTGGGAGCACTTAAAGCCCAAGAGGTTGAGCAGGGTTTAATTGATGTGGATGGTTTGGAACCGGAAGCCGCAGCTTACCTTGCAAGAGTATCCAATGGCAACTATGCCATGACCCGTTTTTTTGATGTCTCCAAGCTGAAGGAGAACCGGGAATCGGTAGTAGAGTATCTCCGCATGGCATTCAGCCAGGATGCAAACGGCCTATCAACGCTGGTGCAAGATTGGCAAAGTTCTCAGAATATTGAAGGCTTAATCGCCATGACCAACCTGATTGAAATGTACATCCGGGATTTGATGGTGTATCGTGAAACCGGCGAAAAGAAATTCATCACTAACATTGATCAGCTGGAATCAATACAAAAATTTGTGAAAGCCCTGGATGATGCCCGGCTGGAAGAAATGATAACCCACCTCGATGAATTTCGACCCGCTCTTCGCCAAAATGTAAACCCTAAGCTTATATTTATTGTTTTGGCATTACGATTTTCAACCCTGATGCGCGGACTTGATCCCATCATCTCCGATGAAGAAAACTGGAAACACGTACCCGCATTTGTAGAATAG
- the dapF gene encoding diaminopimelate epimerase has protein sequence MKEITFHKMQGAGNDFVVIDNRKYGFALDEIIETTPKLCDRKFGIGGDGILVLQPAQKAEVDFTMIYRNADGSDAGMCGNGARCLVMFAFKNGFNASQTFNVHDNVYEAEVHADNSVSIHFPVHVQPERRTLNGYDLIKADAATEHLVTFIPQEKLEDEKELVSVGSELRYHPEVNPPGSNVNFVCAEDGENIRLQTYERGVEDLTLACGTGALASAIATHFHNQQQEKHATYTVKVKGGTLKASFDFNPDTTTYHQLILTGPAHFVFEGIYSL, from the coding sequence ATGAAAGAAATTACGTTTCATAAGATGCAGGGAGCCGGTAACGACTTTGTGGTTATCGACAACCGAAAGTATGGCTTTGCTTTGGATGAGATTATTGAGACTACTCCAAAACTATGTGACCGGAAGTTTGGGATTGGCGGGGATGGAATTTTAGTGCTCCAACCGGCTCAAAAGGCGGAGGTCGATTTCACCATGATTTACCGAAATGCAGACGGCAGTGATGCCGGCATGTGTGGAAACGGGGCGCGGTGCCTGGTTATGTTTGCCTTTAAAAACGGCTTTAACGCCTCACAAACCTTTAATGTACACGATAACGTGTATGAGGCAGAAGTTCATGCCGATAACAGCGTCAGCATCCATTTTCCGGTTCACGTACAACCTGAACGAAGAACGCTAAACGGCTATGATCTAATTAAAGCTGATGCTGCCACGGAACACCTGGTTACTTTTATCCCGCAAGAAAAACTTGAAGATGAAAAAGAGCTGGTTAGTGTTGGGAGTGAATTGCGCTATCATCCGGAGGTAAATCCACCCGGCAGTAATGTGAACTTTGTTTGTGCAGAAGACGGGGAGAACATCCGACTCCAAACTTATGAACGGGGCGTTGAAGACCTTACCCTTGCTTGCGGAACCGGGGCCTTAGCCTCTGCCATAGCCACTCATTTCCACAATCAGCAACAAGAAAAGCATGCCACATACACGGTGAAAGTTAAAGGCGGAACGCTAAAAGCCTCATTCGATTTTAATCCTGATACAACTACCTATCATCAATTAATTTTAACAGGACCTGCTCATTTTGTTTTTGAAGGCATCTATTCTTTATAA
- a CDS encoding four helix bundle protein yields MAFKFEKLEVWQLAVDLADEIYLLIEVLPDTEKFNLTSQIQRAVTSVSLNIAEGSTGQTDPEQARFIGYAHRSLMEVVACLILMKKRTYISTELFEKLYQDSEKLSAKLLAMKKYLKKGLQSNEPGKSYEIE; encoded by the coding sequence ATGGCTTTTAAGTTTGAGAAATTAGAGGTTTGGCAATTGGCTGTAGATTTAGCTGATGAGATATATCTGTTAATTGAAGTGTTGCCTGATACTGAAAAGTTTAATCTAACTTCACAAATTCAAAGAGCCGTTACATCTGTATCTTTAAATATTGCTGAAGGCTCGACTGGTCAAACTGATCCGGAGCAGGCTCGGTTTATTGGATATGCTCATAGATCGTTGATGGAGGTTGTAGCTTGTCTTATTCTAATGAAAAAGAGGACTTATATTTCTACAGAACTTTTCGAAAAACTTTACCAAGATTCGGAAAAGTTATCTGCTAAATTGTTAGCAATGAAAAAATATCTAAAGAAAGGACTTCAATCCAATGAACCAGGCAAGAGCTATGAAATTGAATAA
- a CDS encoding PTS sugar transporter subunit IIA, whose product MNLFSLLDQTTVLPSFAVGSKKELINALVDALEEKVESKEQLEEIRQAVFEREKIMSTGVGKGLAIPHAKTSSVDDNLAAFALLEEPLDFDSIDDEPVRLVFLLVGPESNNSQHIKLLSRISRLMNSGSFRETILNCSSTDEILNAFQGEEEKYFVS is encoded by the coding sequence ATGAATTTATTTTCGCTGTTAGATCAAACCACGGTTCTCCCCAGCTTTGCTGTTGGCTCCAAAAAAGAACTTATAAATGCCCTTGTAGATGCTTTAGAGGAAAAAGTGGAGTCCAAAGAACAGTTGGAAGAAATAAGACAAGCTGTGTTTGAACGCGAAAAAATAATGAGTACCGGTGTGGGGAAAGGTCTCGCTATTCCGCACGCAAAAACTTCGTCGGTGGATGATAACCTTGCTGCTTTTGCTCTCCTGGAAGAACCGCTCGACTTTGATTCTATCGATGATGAACCGGTTCGGTTGGTTTTTCTGCTTGTTGGGCCGGAATCAAATAACAGCCAGCATATTAAGCTGTTAAGCCGGATTTCAAGGCTGATGAACAGCGGATCATTCAGGGAAACGATCCTTAATTGCAGCTCTACTGATGAAATTCTGAATGCATTTCAGGGTGAAGAAGAAAAATACTTTGTAAGCTAA
- the dacB gene encoding D-alanyl-D-alanine carboxypeptidase/D-alanyl-D-alanine endopeptidase — MKLSFRIVLPLLLAFFAETLCAQNLSAIIDQAPNQEAFWSVMVRDDQGRILESFHPDKVIVPASNQKLLTTAAFLDFFGADYRFRTSVYGDGELSGNTWKGNLIIKGSGDPSISGDLYNDDRYHVFRKFADQLKAKGIEEIDGNLMADVSLFDGQHYPKGWDWYDFSFYYGVQVSPLSFNNNAVDLEVFAEGEIGETPRITWFPDSTDYVQFENRQVITHPATEYDEYYRREMGGNRIVLGSTLPKDYYEDESLSIDNPPMFFLDSFKEYLNDNGIRFDGAIVVYDKAFDYDTSNILAEHESKPLAELIKWVNKESDNFYTEMILKTLSAKAGEQPGSFEHGIQQVREFAAEMGLDTTHIQMNDGSGLAGGNFNKTAILSDLLVKMQDHPESTAYFNSMSVAGIDGTLAHRMKGTPLYNNFKGKSGFVTGVRTLSGYFEAESGKKIIVSIATNNFISEKVRPIDAVHEKILMYLYGKY, encoded by the coding sequence ATGAAGCTTTCTTTCCGCATTGTACTTCCATTGCTCCTCGCATTTTTTGCGGAAACCCTTTGTGCTCAGAATCTTTCGGCTATTATTGATCAGGCTCCTAATCAGGAAGCGTTTTGGTCGGTAATGGTACGGGACGATCAGGGCCGGATACTGGAAAGCTTCCATCCCGACAAAGTGATTGTTCCCGCTTCCAACCAAAAGCTGTTAACTACAGCCGCATTCCTCGATTTTTTTGGTGCTGATTACCGCTTCCGAACTTCGGTTTATGGAGATGGAGAATTGTCGGGCAATACATGGAAGGGTAATCTCATCATAAAGGGAAGTGGAGACCCTTCAATAAGCGGCGATTTATATAATGATGACCGTTATCATGTGTTCCGAAAGTTTGCCGATCAGCTGAAAGCAAAGGGAATTGAAGAGATTGATGGAAATCTGATGGCCGATGTCAGCTTATTTGACGGGCAGCATTACCCCAAAGGATGGGACTGGTACGATTTTTCATTCTACTACGGAGTTCAGGTCAGCCCGCTATCCTTCAACAACAATGCCGTGGACCTGGAAGTGTTTGCAGAAGGTGAAATTGGGGAAACACCGCGCATTACCTGGTTTCCGGATAGCACAGATTATGTACAGTTTGAAAACCGGCAGGTGATCACTCACCCGGCCACGGAATACGACGAATACTACCGCCGGGAGATGGGAGGCAATCGCATTGTGCTGGGTAGCACTTTGCCTAAGGATTATTATGAAGATGAATCGCTTTCGATAGATAATCCCCCCATGTTTTTTTTGGATTCATTTAAAGAATACCTCAATGACAACGGAATTCGATTTGACGGTGCGATCGTGGTTTATGATAAAGCCTTCGATTACGATACTTCGAACATCCTGGCTGAACACGAATCGAAGCCACTGGCTGAGCTCATCAAGTGGGTGAACAAAGAAAGCGATAATTTTTATACCGAGATGATACTCAAAACGCTTTCTGCCAAGGCTGGAGAACAACCGGGATCGTTTGAACACGGCATTCAGCAGGTTAGGGAATTTGCAGCAGAAATGGGATTGGATACCACTCACATTCAGATGAACGACGGCTCCGGTTTGGCAGGAGGGAATTTCAACAAGACGGCGATATTATCGGATCTGTTGGTTAAGATGCAGGATCACCCTGAATCTACGGCCTATTTCAACAGCATGTCGGTAGCCGGTATTGATGGAACATTGGCCCATCGGATGAAGGGAACTCCATTGTACAACAATTTCAAAGGGAAGTCGGGTTTTGTGACCGGGGTTAGAACACTGAGTGGTTATTTTGAGGCAGAATCAGGGAAGAAGATCATCGTGAGTATTGCGACAAATAATTTTATCTCGGAAAAAGTACGCCCAATCGATGCTGTCCATGAAAAAATATTGATGTACCTTTACGGCAAGTATTGA
- a CDS encoding type IX secretion system plug protein domain-containing protein: MKASILYKYSFILAAGVLLSGCSASISNSVSNQNNNEQYVSRYLVPNQLPAPQSIQSVQLYRKGSDNNPPIIELGSAQKMVLAFDELSDLSGQFRITFTHHDQDWDNSNIPQDWYLEGINEIIVGGGEKNELSDPDFFHYETEFPNNRLKFKISGNYMLHVSDFNSGVKLFSLPFFVTEDAGEIRSWVETIYNAGQRYNAIDQPFSEFVYPDFIEFPQFDLSFYFVQNRFWGDQKRSENYDFSEQDRSQFHLSRERAFPANYDFIGLNLNSLSVDGSQIIDVRFGQTPPLVILREDILNFTSDPVSRWTSNFGNPKSSTESRYASVRFRFDDGGRFSEDKGVYLVGDFNQWLLSENNKLRYNEDSGYWETTSLIKQGTYTYKYATKDGEHGIDDLILSDTITRRNQEYASFVYFQDPEYRYQRLLQVQIFRSSE, from the coding sequence TTGAAGGCATCTATTCTTTATAAATATTCATTCATCTTAGCTGCAGGAGTTTTGCTCAGTGGCTGTTCGGCATCCATTTCCAACTCGGTAAGTAATCAGAACAATAACGAGCAATATGTAAGCCGTTATCTTGTCCCCAATCAGCTGCCGGCACCGCAATCCATCCAAAGTGTGCAATTGTACCGTAAGGGAAGCGACAACAATCCACCCATTATCGAACTTGGTTCAGCCCAAAAAATGGTCCTCGCCTTTGATGAGTTGTCCGACTTGTCCGGCCAGTTCAGAATCACATTCACCCATCACGATCAGGATTGGGATAACAGCAATATCCCGCAGGATTGGTACCTGGAGGGTATCAATGAAATTATTGTAGGCGGTGGAGAAAAGAATGAATTAAGCGATCCCGACTTTTTTCATTATGAAACCGAATTCCCCAACAACCGGCTGAAGTTTAAAATCAGCGGTAACTACATGCTTCATGTTTCGGATTTTAATTCCGGTGTGAAGCTCTTTTCCCTTCCCTTTTTTGTAACCGAAGATGCCGGTGAGATACGTTCATGGGTTGAAACCATCTATAATGCCGGACAGCGATATAATGCCATCGATCAGCCCTTCAGTGAGTTTGTGTATCCGGATTTCATTGAATTTCCACAGTTTGATTTAAGTTTCTATTTTGTTCAGAACCGATTTTGGGGTGATCAAAAACGATCCGAGAATTACGATTTTTCCGAACAGGATCGTTCACAGTTTCATCTATCAAGAGAAAGAGCTTTCCCGGCTAATTATGATTTCATTGGGTTGAACCTCAACTCCCTGTCGGTGGACGGCAGCCAGATTATTGATGTGCGATTTGGGCAGACTCCACCGTTGGTGATACTTCGGGAAGATATTCTCAACTTCACTTCCGATCCGGTCAGCCGTTGGACGTCCAACTTTGGTAACCCAAAAAGCTCAACTGAATCCCGCTATGCCAGCGTCAGGTTTCGTTTTGATGATGGCGGAAGATTCTCTGAAGATAAGGGCGTTTACCTGGTGGGAGATTTTAATCAGTGGCTGCTTTCAGAGAATAACAAACTACGCTACAATGAGGATTCCGGATATTGGGAAACCACTTCCCTGATAAAACAAGGAACCTACACCTATAAATATGCCACAAAAGATGGCGAACACGGCATTGATGATCTCATTTTGAGTGATACCATTACCCGCCGGAATCAGGAATATGCAAGTTTTGTGTATTTCCAGGATCCGGAATATCGCTACCAACGATTACTGCAGGTTCAAATATTCCGGAGCTCGGAGTAG